TGAAACTAAAAAGACGTGAAAAGAAAAAGTTAGTCGAAGTGAAAATCATACCTGAAATTACAATCCAATGAAGGGTGGGATTTCAATATCCTGCTGTAGCAAGTGTGTTGTTTTGGCACGTGGTTACACaaaagcttaaaaaaaaaaattcaggaaAAAAATGGAATGAGACCCAGATAGAATCTGCGTAGTAAAGAAAGGGAGGAagagaatataaaataaaataaaaaaacaaaagaaaaagaaagtaaaaatCCCATCATTGACCTTCGCGTGATCCATTTTCCATTCACAGATTTCATACATGCGGAGCAGCGTTTCAAAGGTCCATATATCTGTGCATATTACAAGAGATAAATACAATTTATTCTAATTGTTgaagaaaataaaacataattcgTTCAACTCTACACATTATCAGTAATGGGAAGATTATTATACCACAACAGTACCTTTGAAAAACTCAACACCAAGGTTTTCTGCAACAAAATTGAGGTCTCTCAAAACTGTGAACTTGTTCATCCTGTTGAGCCAACAGGCTTTTAGTGTAAAAACTAAGCTACACCAGGCAAGCCAAAAGTATCTGCAAGGAATATCAATGGGATATTGATAGGCATATAACTTAAGTCCGACACAAAACTAGAATATAAGAAAGTGAAGTTGAAATAAAACTGACACTAGCATTAGGATACTTCTTTACTTTTCACTCGCTCTCCCAAAATGGAAAACCTAAGGCTTTGCTTGGTTGCAGAAATCTAAAAGAAAACAGCAAACGGGACCATGTTTCCAACAAAGCACATCATTATTTTCATTTGACACTAGGATCCCTTGAATGCAAAAATGGACATTAACCCATTAAGATAATAGGGTACCTAAAAAATGCCAGGCTACCTATATTTCCTCCGCAAGAACTTTCGTGCAATAAAATAGCGATGACAACTCTTCTTACTTTGCCAAACCAAAGCCCTGCCATCTTATTATACCAAATTTGTCAAGCAGGAAAATATACCTTCAAACAAGTGAAAAAGCATATTCTCAGACTAACAAAACAGAACTGTATGAATATTAGTTATGTTATTGATTAGGATATAAGAAACTTTTGATTACCCAGTTAGAAGGTTCAGTATCTTAAGTTCCTTTCGGAAGTAATAATGATCACCAAATGAATAAACAATACGCCTCTGAAGAGCATCCTTCGCTCCATCACTAGATTTCCTCATAAATCGAAGAAGCAGTCGTTTAATGGGATTCAAGCATAAGAGCCAAGAGTCTATAAAAGATACATGATAACAACAAATATATTATCATTTAGCAACACATAATAATTTCCAAACACAAGTATTTTAACAAATAacttatataaaacataaaatcagCTGCCAAGAATTTCCATTCAAATACAGTAAATAAAAGGACAACTGCTTTATTAATTATAGGCTGATCTGATGAGCTATAAGCTCAACTAGGACGGTCATAACTCATAAGTCATACGAGCATGGTTATCTTCTATTCTTGTTCGCTGTTTTATttgtttgttattattattgactACAGATGCATGTAACTATAACTTCTTTCTAGCAACAGAAAATTGAGAATAGTTGATTCACCACACATGCCAAAAAGGAATGAAAAGTTAAATAGCAAAAATATAGAACCTCATTTAGTTGCAGGCTCTTGGACTCACTAAAGGCGTCATAAAAAGGCTTGCTCCAAGAGTCGACCATAGCCTGACAAGGAAAAGGAGTTAAaatgcatcatcaacaacaatAACCAGaaacaagagaaaagaaaagttagcaaccaaaaacatctTTTGTTTCTCATGTTTTTGTTGTTTTCATGATTGAAATTTAGAGCTAACCCCTCCATTGCCATGGAGTAGCTGATATGCCTCTTATCACAATTTTAAAGCAATGTCTATTCAACATTCTCTTATCATGATAAAAATGGAAGATTTATAACATCATTAAGAAATACATAAATTTAATCCAGAACAAACATAGAAAAAGGAAACCATACCTGAGAGTTTGCTCTAAATGATAGACAGACTAAAGATGCTTCAGGGACAGCCAACTTGCTAGCATCAACGCCCCTTGCATCAAAAACAATCGGCAGCTTTGATTTTCTACCATCAGAATATATAACATCCACGGCAGGAAACTTCCTTGCTGCAATTCCGGGAATTAGAATCTTATTTGCCAGTGCAATCTGCCAAGAAAAAAAACCCACTAACAATTAAAATGTTTACAGAAAGTAACATTAATTTTACTCAGAAATCAGTTGCAATTCAACTAATTTGAACAGATTTTTAAATGATATAGcctatatgtatataaaaagaaCAAATCAGTTAATACCTTACCACCGTGTTGTTTTAGCTCAGACATATCATCAAAATATCCTCTATTCAATTCATCAGCACTGCCctaaatcaaattaaa
Above is a genomic segment from Gossypium arboreum isolate Shixiya-1 chromosome 8, ASM2569848v2, whole genome shotgun sequence containing:
- the LOC108465595 gene encoding uncharacterized protein LOC108465595 isoform X1, giving the protein MRKSSDGAKDALQRRIVYSFGDHYYFRKELKILNLLTGALVWQSKKSCHRYFIARKFLRRKYRYFWLAWCSLVFTLKACWLNRMNKFTVLRDLNFVAENLGVEFFKDIWTFETLLRMYEICEWKMDHAKLLCNHVPKQHTCYSRILKSHPSLDCNFRIASDPKKSSFGFCVIHILSSFWKMLLSFCGSQELKRYG
- the LOC108465595 gene encoding uncharacterized protein LOC108465595 isoform X3, giving the protein MRKSSDGAKDALQRRIVYSFGDHYYFRKELKILNLLTGALVWQSKKSCHRYFIARKFLRRKYRYFWLAWCSLVFTLKACWLNRMNKFTVLRDLNFVAENLGVEFFKDIWTFETLLRMYEICEWKMDHAKLLCNHVPKQHTCYSRILKSHPSLDCNFSCLKNLVFQDSI
- the LOC108465595 gene encoding uncharacterized protein LOC108465595 isoform X5 — encoded protein: MNTSEIGVQKPDSASAKLADELNRGYFDDMSELKQHGGKIALANKILIPGIAARKFPAVDVIYSDGRKSKLPIVFDARGVDASKLAVPEASLVCLSFRANSQAMVDSWSKPFYDAFSESKSLQLNETLGSYA
- the LOC108465595 gene encoding uncharacterized protein LOC108465595 isoform X2, whose amino-acid sequence is MRKSSDGAKDALQRRIVYSFGDHYYFRKELKILNLLTGALVWQSKKSCHRYFIARKFLRRKYRYFWLAWCSLVFTLKACWLNRMNKFTVLRDLNFVAENLGVEFFKDIWTFETLLRMYEICEWKMDHAKLLCNHVPKQHTCYSRILKSHPSLDCNFRQSGIKEIWIASMCLQNIGR